In Desulfomicrobium macestii, the following proteins share a genomic window:
- a CDS encoding GntR family transcriptional regulator — METKNLLKRRVLRDDVAEYLMESILKGDLNPGDKIVESKLARELSISQGAVREAIRDLIAQGVLETEPYKGTRIRTLTKDQLNDYYDVRTEIEALAVRWSIVKHESKYLDLAFLKSCVDNMQICVDKNDSKNMRKHDMAFHLAIVQAAHSESLEKAWNSLGNYYWTYIAVYYDHAASLLQNQIVKHQTMYEAIAAADINAYASCVRGHYFDTDELFPEKK; from the coding sequence ATGGAAACTAAGAATTTGCTTAAAAGAAGGGTTTTGCGAGACGATGTCGCAGAATATTTGATGGAATCCATTCTCAAGGGGGATCTCAACCCGGGAGACAAGATAGTTGAATCAAAATTGGCAAGGGAACTCTCCATCAGCCAAGGAGCGGTAAGAGAAGCCATTCGCGATTTGATCGCGCAGGGAGTACTGGAAACGGAACCTTACAAAGGCACACGCATAAGGACTCTCACCAAAGACCAGCTCAATGACTACTATGACGTGCGCACGGAAATTGAAGCCCTGGCTGTAAGATGGAGCATCGTCAAACATGAATCCAAGTATCTTGATCTCGCTTTTTTGAAGAGTTGCGTCGATAACATGCAAATATGCGTCGACAAAAACGATTCAAAAAACATGCGAAAACACGACATGGCGTTTCATTTGGCCATCGTTCAGGCCGCACACAGCGAATCACTTGAAAAGGCCTGGAATTCACTGGGAAATTACTACTGGACCTATATCGCGGTTTACTACGATCACGCCGCTTCCTTGTTGCAAAACCAGATCGTCAAGCATCAGACCATGTACGAAGCCATAGCTGCAGCAGACATCAATGCCTATGCAAGCTGCGTTCGTGGCCACTACTTCGATACCGACGAACTCTTCCCTGAAAAAAAATAA
- a CDS encoding PilZ domain-containing protein gives MSIFKNSGTRKNTKISFRTDDETLDQLKAICRIENRTISSLIESILTEYVLIHENNSLAEQEKRLSPRKKCSIPAVILADKNNKKSYFNCLIKSLSANSAQLVLKKIPDEENFYSNFFILFKLPKNDHPLLVSSQLIRSKCLENECMIVAKINCDSDADSEMLQKYLLKIEFKDNNDKK, from the coding sequence ATGAGCATTTTCAAAAATTCAGGCACACGTAAAAATACAAAAATTTCCTTTCGGACCGATGATGAAACGCTCGATCAACTCAAAGCGATTTGTAGAATTGAAAACAGAACAATTTCATCTTTGATAGAGAGCATACTTACAGAATATGTACTTATTCACGAGAACAATTCACTCGCAGAACAAGAAAAAAGACTTTCTCCACGAAAAAAATGCTCCATACCCGCTGTAATATTAGCCGATAAAAATAATAAAAAATCTTATTTTAACTGCCTAATCAAGAGTCTTTCAGCAAATTCAGCCCAACTTGTTCTAAAAAAAATTCCAGATGAAGAAAATTTTTACAGTAATTTTTTTATTCTATTCAAACTGCCAAAAAATGACCACCCACTACTTGTATCAAGCCAATTGATTCGATCTAAATGTTTAGAAAATGAATGCATGATTGTCGCAAAAATTAACTGTGATAGTGATGCAGATAGTGAAATGCTGCAAAAATATTTACTCAAAATAGAGTTTAAAGATAATAACGATAAAAAATGA
- a CDS encoding molybdopterin-binding protein, with translation MKTIAVEHAVGTVLCHDITRIVPGGGKGPAFRRGHVVREEDIPALLDIGKANLYVFDPADGYVHEDTAAIRLSRAAAGQGIAFSEPQEGKVTLTASHNGLLCIDVDGLTRLNDIQDVSFGTIHRHQRVKPGRVLAGTRVIPLVVPEALMQEAEAVCAEHSPLIEVRPLRHAQVGVVTTGSEIFNGRIKDGFGPLLRAKFDDLGSEVVDQVFVSDMVGMTADAITSLVRQGADFIAVTGGMSVDPDDQTPAAIRATGAEVISYGAPTYPGAMFMLAYLDDVPVLGLPGCVMYYKASIFDLVVPRLLAGERLTRRDIVALGHGGLCENCGTCRYPACGFGK, from the coding sequence ATGAAGACCATCGCAGTCGAACACGCCGTGGGAACGGTGCTGTGTCATGACATCACGAGAATCGTGCCGGGCGGCGGAAAAGGTCCGGCCTTCCGGCGCGGCCACGTGGTGCGCGAGGAGGACATCCCGGCCCTGCTCGATATCGGCAAGGCCAACCTGTACGTCTTCGACCCGGCCGACGGCTACGTGCACGAGGATACGGCCGCCATCCGCCTGTCCCGCGCCGCGGCCGGCCAGGGCATCGCCTTCAGCGAGCCCCAGGAGGGCAAGGTCACCCTGACCGCGTCCCACAACGGACTGCTGTGCATCGACGTCGACGGCCTCACGCGCCTGAACGACATCCAGGACGTGAGCTTCGGGACCATCCATCGCCATCAGCGCGTGAAGCCGGGCCGCGTCCTGGCCGGCACGCGGGTCATCCCCCTGGTCGTGCCCGAGGCGCTCATGCAGGAGGCCGAGGCCGTCTGCGCCGAACACAGCCCGCTCATCGAGGTCAGGCCCCTCAGGCACGCGCAGGTCGGCGTGGTCACCACGGGCAGCGAGATCTTCAACGGGCGCATCAAGGACGGCTTTGGCCCGCTGCTGCGCGCCAAGTTCGACGACCTTGGCAGCGAGGTCGTGGACCAGGTCTTCGTCTCGGACATGGTGGGCATGACCGCCGACGCCATCACATCCCTGGTCCGCCAGGGCGCGGACTTCATCGCCGTGACCGGCGGCATGTCCGTGGACCCCGACGACCAGACCCCGGCCGCCATCCGCGCCACCGGCGCCGAGGTCATCTCCTACGGCGCCCCCACCTACCCCGGCGCCATGTTCATGCTGGCCTACCTGGACGATGTCCCCGTCCTCGGACTGCCCGGCTGCGTCATGTACTACAAGGCCAGCATCTTCGACCTGGTGGTCCCCCGCCTCCTGGCCGGCGAACGCCTCACACGGCGTGACATCGTGGCCCTGGGCCACGGCGGCCTGTGCGAAAACTGCGGAACATGCAGGTACCCTGCCTGCGGATTCGGTAAGTGA
- a CDS encoding nucleotidyltransferase family protein translates to MSVRGVILAAGLGRRMGAVKQLLPLHGRPLLQHVIDAARASSLEHVLLVLGNAHGEILPKIDASGIAVAVNPDFAAGQSTSVRTGLRNGPDADGVMFLLGDQPLVGTALIDTLVECFLAERPMAVVPVHQGRPGNPAVIGRELMRQASALTGDIGARRLLKEHARHVREVEVDDPALLRDVDTMDDYLALLATRQPGSDEIFRP, encoded by the coding sequence GTGAGCGTGCGCGGCGTGATCCTCGCGGCCGGGCTGGGACGGCGCATGGGTGCGGTCAAGCAGCTCCTGCCCCTGCACGGTCGGCCGTTGCTGCAGCACGTCATCGACGCGGCCCGGGCCTCGAGCCTCGAACATGTGCTGCTGGTCCTGGGCAACGCCCACGGGGAAATCCTGCCGAAGATCGACGCGAGCGGCATCGCCGTGGCCGTGAACCCGGACTTCGCCGCAGGCCAGAGCACGTCGGTGCGCACCGGCCTGCGCAACGGCCCCGACGCCGACGGCGTCATGTTCCTGCTCGGCGACCAGCCCCTTGTCGGCACGGCACTCATCGACACGCTCGTCGAATGTTTCCTGGCCGAGCGCCCCATGGCCGTCGTCCCGGTCCACCAGGGCCGGCCCGGCAACCCCGCCGTCATCGGCCGCGAACTGATGCGCCAGGCGTCCGCGCTGACCGGCGACATCGGCGCGCGGCGCCTGCTGAAGGAGCACGCCAGGCATGTGCGGGAGGTCGAGGTGGACGATCCCGCGCTCCTGCGCGACGTGGACACCATGGACGATTACCTGGCCCTGCTCGCCACGCGGCAGCCGGGCTCGGACGAAATTTTCAGACCCTGA
- the yqeC gene encoding selenium cofactor biosynthesis protein YqeC translates to MAEALNLPGHGLLAIVGAGGKTTAMYRLAAELAGRGRRVACTTTTRIFPPKPHQARLILAENNERLLEECRDAASSDLPVCLAWTVGGGKLMGLAPDFIHNLADAGIFDWILVEADGARCLPLKAPAAHEPVIPARSTHVLAVAGLTAIGGPLDENHVCRSARFAELGGLAPGARVTPASVARVCAHPEGMFKGAPDDAVRLLWLNQADMPRALDHGREVLGLLRDAAALPQRACIGAADSLTFATEVWP, encoded by the coding sequence ATGGCCGAAGCCCTGAACCTCCCGGGGCATGGCCTGCTGGCCATCGTCGGCGCAGGCGGCAAGACCACGGCCATGTACCGTCTGGCCGCGGAACTGGCCGGGCGCGGGCGGCGGGTGGCCTGCACGACCACGACGCGCATCTTCCCCCCAAAGCCGCACCAGGCCCGCCTCATCCTGGCCGAGAACAACGAGCGGCTCCTGGAGGAATGCCGAGATGCCGCGTCCTCGGACCTTCCCGTCTGTCTGGCCTGGACCGTGGGCGGCGGCAAGCTCATGGGGCTCGCGCCGGACTTCATCCACAACCTGGCGGACGCGGGAATCTTCGACTGGATCCTGGTCGAGGCCGACGGCGCGCGCTGCCTGCCCCTCAAGGCCCCGGCCGCGCATGAGCCGGTCATCCCGGCGCGCAGCACCCATGTGCTGGCCGTGGCGGGCCTGACGGCCATAGGCGGCCCGCTGGACGAAAATCATGTCTGCAGAAGCGCGCGTTTCGCGGAGCTGGGGGGTCTCGCTCCCGGAGCCCGCGTCACGCCGGCCTCCGTGGCGCGGGTCTGCGCGCACCCCGAAGGCATGTTCAAGGGCGCGCCGGACGACGCCGTGCGCCTGCTGTGGCTGAACCAGGCCGACATGCCGCGCGCCCTGGACCACGGCCGCGAGGTCCTCGGGCTGCTGCGCGACGCCGCCGCCCTGCCCCAGAGGGCCTGCATCGGCGCGGCCGACTCCCTGACCTTCGCGACGGAGGTCTGGCCGTGA
- the yqeB gene encoding selenium-dependent molybdenum cofactor biosynthesis protein YqeB: MNLSERVIAIKSGGEMASAVVWRLHHARMRRIVILETPHPLAVRRTVSFCEAVHDGDCMVEDVRGVRVDGPEQIEAVWAAGDVPVLIDPAWKSLEAIRPDVLIDAIIAKRNLGTRMTDAPLVIGMGPGFTAGRDAHLVVETNRGHNLGRIITAGKAAPNTGIPGTIGGFSKERVLRAPVPGKLIWDCRLGDLVEKGQVLGHVAGSPVTAEIPGLLRGQIRPNGHVPQGLKLGDIDPRGDLSFLHTISDKGRALGGAVLECVMRVYN, translated from the coding sequence ATGAATCTGAGCGAACGGGTCATCGCCATCAAGAGCGGCGGGGAAATGGCATCGGCCGTGGTCTGGCGGCTGCACCACGCGCGGATGCGGCGCATCGTCATCCTGGAGACGCCCCACCCCCTGGCCGTGCGACGCACGGTCAGCTTCTGCGAAGCCGTGCACGACGGGGACTGCATGGTCGAGGACGTGCGCGGGGTGCGCGTGGACGGCCCGGAACAGATCGAAGCGGTCTGGGCCGCCGGCGACGTGCCCGTGCTGATCGACCCGGCCTGGAAAAGCCTTGAGGCCATCAGGCCCGACGTGCTCATCGACGCCATCATCGCCAAGCGCAACCTGGGCACGCGCATGACCGACGCGCCCCTGGTCATCGGCATGGGGCCGGGCTTCACGGCCGGCCGGGACGCCCATCTCGTCGTCGAGACCAACCGCGGCCACAACCTGGGCCGCATCATCACCGCAGGGAAGGCGGCCCCGAACACGGGCATCCCCGGCACCATCGGCGGCTTCTCGAAAGAACGCGTGCTGCGCGCGCCCGTGCCGGGCAAGCTCATCTGGGACTGCCGCCTCGGGGATCTGGTGGAGAAGGGGCAGGTCCTCGGACACGTCGCTGGATCGCCGGTCACGGCGGAAATACCCGGCCTCCTGCGCGGCCAGATCCGCCCCAACGGCCATGTGCCCCAGGGGCTCAAGCTCGGGGACATCGACCCCAGAGGGGACCTTTCCTTCCTGCACACCATCTCGGACAAAGGCCGCGCCCTTGGCGGCGCCGTGCTGGAATGCGTCATGAGGGTGTACAATTGA
- the gltA gene encoding NADPH-dependent glutamate synthase: MSAAKTPRQAMPEQPPLVRARNFEEVPLGYTAEQAVAEASRCLQCKNPACVQGCPVNVDIPGFIKHIAAGDFDKAIGKIWERNSLPAVCGRVCPQEIQCEGNCLLGRKGEAVAIGNLERFAADWERQHHVCELPSRDAATGKRVAVVGSGPSSLTVASDLVLKGHEVGLFEAFHKPGGVLVYGIPEFRLPKDIVGAEVACLQAQGVSLECDVVVGRTVTVDELFEQGFDAVYLGVGAGLPKFMRIPGENLVGVLSANEYLTRANLMKAYLFPEVDTPIPRGKRVAVLGGGNVAMDSARTAMRLGADKVSLVYRRSREEMPARKAEIHHAEEEGLDFQLLCNPVRYLGDDKGRLTGIECIRMELGEPDASGRRRPVEVPGSEFVLECDLAIVAIGSGANPLLTRSTPDLPLNKWGYVTANADTGKTGKKGVWAGGDIVTGAATVILAMGAGRKAADSIHEYLTWGW, from the coding sequence ATGAGCGCCGCCAAGACTCCGCGACAGGCCATGCCCGAGCAGCCGCCTCTGGTCCGGGCCCGCAACTTCGAGGAAGTCCCCTTGGGCTACACCGCCGAACAGGCCGTGGCCGAGGCTTCACGCTGCCTGCAGTGCAAGAACCCGGCGTGCGTGCAGGGCTGTCCCGTGAACGTCGACATTCCGGGCTTCATCAAGCACATCGCCGCCGGCGACTTCGACAAGGCCATCGGCAAAATCTGGGAACGCAACAGCCTGCCGGCCGTGTGCGGCCGGGTCTGCCCCCAGGAGATCCAGTGCGAGGGCAACTGCCTGCTGGGCCGCAAGGGCGAGGCCGTGGCCATCGGCAACCTGGAGCGCTTCGCCGCGGACTGGGAACGGCAGCACCACGTCTGCGAGCTGCCCTCCCGCGACGCGGCCACGGGCAAGCGCGTGGCCGTGGTCGGATCGGGGCCGTCCAGCCTGACCGTGGCCAGCGATCTGGTGCTCAAAGGGCATGAGGTCGGTCTGTTCGAGGCCTTCCACAAGCCCGGCGGCGTGCTCGTCTACGGCATCCCGGAGTTCCGGCTGCCCAAGGACATCGTCGGCGCCGAGGTGGCCTGCCTGCAGGCCCAGGGCGTGAGCCTTGAGTGCGATGTGGTCGTGGGACGCACCGTGACTGTGGACGAGCTCTTCGAACAGGGCTTTGACGCCGTGTATCTGGGCGTGGGCGCGGGCCTGCCCAAGTTCATGAGGATCCCGGGGGAAAACCTCGTGGGCGTGCTCTCGGCCAACGAATACCTGACGCGGGCCAACCTGATGAAGGCCTACCTCTTCCCCGAAGTGGACACGCCCATCCCGCGCGGCAAGCGCGTGGCAGTCCTTGGCGGCGGCAACGTGGCCATGGACAGCGCCCGCACGGCCATGCGCCTGGGCGCGGACAAGGTCAGCCTGGTCTACCGCCGCTCCCGCGAGGAGATGCCGGCGCGCAAGGCCGAGATCCATCACGCCGAGGAGGAGGGGCTCGATTTCCAGCTCCTGTGCAACCCGGTGCGCTACCTGGGCGACGACAAGGGCCGCCTGACGGGCATCGAATGCATCCGCATGGAACTGGGCGAACCCGACGCGTCGGGCCGCAGACGGCCGGTGGAGGTGCCGGGATCGGAGTTCGTCCTCGAGTGCGACCTGGCCATCGTGGCCATCGGCTCCGGGGCCAACCCGCTGCTGACCCGCTCCACGCCGGACCTCCCCCTCAACAAATGGGGCTACGTCACGGCCAACGCGGACACGGGCAAGACGGGCAAGAAGGGCGTCTGGGCCGGCGGCGACATCGTCACCGGCGCGGCCACGGTCATCCTGGCCATGGGCGCGGGCCGCAAGGCGGCCGACTCCATCCACGAGTACCTGACCTGGGGCTGGTAA
- a CDS encoding sulfide/dihydroorotate dehydrogenase-like FAD/NAD-binding protein — MFTIVNREEMAGGTVILNEIEAPRIAAKARPGQFLILKANENGERIPLTMAETDPEKGTVTVIYMVVGKSTELFRRLGVGDAYQDVIGPLGQPTHIEPGKNVVCVGGGTGVAVLHPIARGMKQAGCDVTSIIGSRNRDLLILEDKMRLASTDLHICTDDGSYGRKGFVTEVLKEKLEAGGVDQVVAIGPVPMMKFVSLMTREYGVPTMVSLNPIMIDGTGMCGGCRVTVGGETKFGCVDGPEFDGHQVDFDELILRLRAYTEQERCSHERCKWEEGGAA; from the coding sequence ATGTTCACCATAGTCAACAGAGAGGAGATGGCCGGAGGCACGGTCATTTTAAACGAGATCGAGGCCCCGCGCATCGCGGCCAAGGCCAGGCCGGGGCAGTTCCTGATCCTGAAAGCGAACGAAAACGGCGAGCGCATCCCTTTGACCATGGCCGAGACCGATCCGGAAAAAGGCACGGTCACCGTCATCTACATGGTCGTAGGCAAGAGCACGGAGCTCTTCCGGCGCCTTGGGGTCGGCGACGCTTACCAGGACGTCATCGGGCCCCTGGGCCAGCCCACGCACATCGAACCGGGCAAGAACGTGGTCTGCGTGGGCGGCGGCACCGGCGTGGCCGTGCTGCACCCCATCGCCCGCGGCATGAAGCAGGCCGGCTGTGACGTCACGTCCATCATCGGCTCCCGCAACAGGGACCTGCTCATCCTGGAGGACAAGATGCGCCTGGCCTCCACCGACCTGCACATCTGCACCGACGACGGTTCCTACGGCCGCAAGGGCTTCGTGACCGAAGTGCTGAAGGAGAAACTGGAGGCTGGCGGCGTGGACCAGGTCGTGGCCATCGGCCCGGTGCCCATGATGAAGTTCGTGTCCCTCATGACGAGGGAATACGGCGTGCCGACCATGGTCAGCCTCAACCCCATCATGATCGACGGCACAGGAATGTGCGGCGGCTGCCGCGTGACCGTGGGCGGCGAGACCAAGTTCGGCTGCGTGGACGGGCCCGAGTTCGACGGCCACCAGGTGGACTTCGACGAGCTCATCCTGCGCCTGCGGGCCTACACCGAGCAGGAGCGCTGCAGCCACGAGCGCTGCAAGTGGGAAGAAGGGGGTGCCGCATGA
- a CDS encoding SphA family protein, with translation MKKLLLTAAMATFVMMGSAALAGSGHYVSGVEGIKAATLPPEGIYWRMYNVLYTADDLRDKHGKEVDVDFDVNVYALVNRLVYSSGIELLGANLVADICVPLVYTDISMKAGGMTLFDDNEFGLGDILIEPAILAWHGPRYDAALGVGVYLPTGDFDADEPASPGKGFWTGMLTAGATFYFDEAKTWSISALSRYEIHSEQEDTDVTYGNDFHFEWGLGKTLAKTWDVGLAGYCRWQLTDDSGPGTTNDREEAYAIGPEVSVFVPEWGLGVSMRSLWEFENKVNSQGNVTTLMIMKAF, from the coding sequence ATGAAAAAACTGCTGTTAACCGCCGCGATGGCGACCTTCGTGATGATGGGATCGGCCGCCCTGGCCGGATCGGGCCACTACGTCAGCGGCGTGGAGGGCATCAAGGCCGCGACCCTGCCGCCCGAAGGAATCTACTGGCGCATGTACAACGTGCTCTATACGGCCGACGACCTGCGGGACAAGCACGGCAAAGAGGTCGACGTGGACTTTGACGTCAATGTCTACGCCCTGGTCAACCGCCTCGTGTACTCCTCGGGCATCGAACTGCTGGGCGCCAACCTCGTGGCCGACATCTGCGTGCCCCTGGTCTACACCGACATTTCAATGAAGGCCGGCGGCATGACGCTCTTCGACGACAACGAGTTCGGTCTGGGCGACATCCTCATCGAGCCGGCCATCCTGGCCTGGCACGGCCCCCGCTACGACGCGGCTTTGGGCGTAGGCGTATACCTGCCCACGGGCGACTTCGACGCCGACGAACCGGCCAGCCCCGGCAAGGGCTTCTGGACCGGCATGCTCACGGCCGGCGCAACCTTCTATTTCGACGAGGCGAAGACCTGGTCGATCTCCGCCCTGTCCCGCTACGAAATCCACTCGGAGCAGGAGGACACGGACGTCACCTACGGCAACGACTTCCACTTCGAATGGGGCCTGGGCAAGACCCTGGCCAAAACCTGGGACGTGGGCCTGGCCGGCTACTGCCGCTGGCAACTCACCGATGACAGCGGTCCCGGCACCACGAACGACCGCGAGGAAGCCTACGCCATCGGCCCGGAAGTCAGCGTCTTCGTACCCGAGTGGGGCCTGGGCGTATCCATGCGGTCCCTGTGGGAATTCGAGAACAAGGTCAATTCCCAGGGCAACGTGACCACCCTCATGATCATGAAAGCATTCTAA
- a CDS encoding xanthine dehydrogenase family protein molybdopterin-binding subunit → MSQFEYVGKSVNRRDGVDKTTGRGLFTTDIFLPGMLFAKVLRSPHPHARIVSIDTSEAEKLPGVKAVMTHKNGPKNLFNAAVPMFLTIPQLERVLDQLLFDEVVRHVGDEVAAVAATSEAIAEKALTLIKVEYEILPAVFDPLEAMKPEAPELHPGKGCTPEGRNIPAEIVKIPYNDVEKGLAESDVIIEETFELPVVKQVQMETQAAVAQVDGDGNVTVWSTTQTPHPSRAILGKIFDIPAGKIRVLAPPYVGGGFGVRIGLSGKAEPIAMGLALLAKRPVKMIYTRKEDFIASDTRHSGYVTVKLGAKRDGTFQALDMKAVLNTGAFCTFGAELPGVCGAMTLAIYRIPHQRYFGHSVYTNCTSAGAMRGFGNPQGNLAMEQAVDMMAEKLGMDPMELRKKNIMRPGDPWCLPYPCGTSELPECIRQGAESIGWSRRGKLNEPDSVKLRGLGMAVGTHVSNAWPFCVDYDNAYVTIQSDGSAQVASGVPDIGTGTSTSLVQIAAETLGMNMDNIGLTYGDTLGTPFDIGSHASRTCYAAGTAIKAAAADARKQVLDYAAGYFNIPAERLEIRKGVIAPTAENLGECSGSGLCQLEEVKEGKGNSVTMEELAYHAHVRNKQFIGVGRIVPENAPPWHACFAEVEVDTRTGQVRVVKLAAAHDVGRAINPMIVEGQIEGGAVQGIGYALSEEITYNDKGQQQQYSMHNYMLPTAEDTPEIHSIIVEGNDPTGPFGAKGAGECSLVCPASAIANAVANATGYRFKKIPMTPERVFKALNS, encoded by the coding sequence ATGAGCCAGTTCGAATACGTAGGTAAAAGCGTCAACAGGCGCGACGGCGTGGACAAGACCACGGGTCGCGGCCTCTTCACCACGGACATCTTCCTGCCGGGAATGCTCTTCGCCAAAGTGCTGCGCAGCCCGCATCCCCACGCCCGCATCGTCAGCATCGACACCTCCGAGGCCGAGAAGCTGCCCGGGGTCAAGGCCGTCATGACCCACAAGAACGGCCCCAAAAACCTCTTCAACGCCGCCGTGCCCATGTTCCTGACCATCCCGCAGCTGGAGCGGGTACTGGACCAGTTGCTCTTCGACGAGGTCGTACGCCACGTAGGTGACGAAGTGGCCGCCGTGGCCGCCACCAGCGAAGCCATCGCTGAAAAGGCCCTGACCCTCATCAAGGTCGAATACGAAATCCTGCCCGCGGTCTTCGATCCGCTGGAGGCCATGAAACCCGAGGCTCCCGAACTGCATCCCGGCAAGGGCTGCACTCCCGAGGGCAGGAACATCCCTGCCGAGATCGTGAAGATCCCCTACAACGACGTGGAGAAGGGCCTCGCCGAATCCGACGTGATCATCGAAGAGACCTTCGAGTTGCCCGTGGTCAAGCAGGTCCAGATGGAGACCCAGGCCGCCGTGGCCCAGGTCGATGGCGACGGCAACGTGACCGTATGGTCCACCACCCAGACCCCGCACCCGTCCAGGGCCATCCTCGGCAAGATCTTCGACATCCCGGCCGGCAAGATCCGCGTCCTGGCCCCGCCTTACGTGGGCGGCGGCTTCGGAGTGCGCATCGGCCTGAGCGGCAAGGCCGAACCCATCGCCATGGGCCTGGCCCTGCTGGCCAAGCGGCCCGTCAAGATGATCTACACCCGCAAGGAGGACTTCATCGCCTCCGACACGCGCCACTCCGGCTACGTCACGGTCAAACTCGGTGCCAAGAGGGACGGCACCTTCCAGGCCCTGGACATGAAGGCCGTCCTCAACACGGGGGCCTTCTGCACCTTCGGCGCGGAACTGCCCGGCGTGTGCGGGGCCATGACCCTGGCCATCTACCGCATCCCGCACCAGCGCTACTTCGGACACAGCGTGTACACCAACTGCACCAGCGCCGGCGCCATGCGCGGCTTCGGCAACCCCCAGGGCAACCTGGCCATGGAGCAGGCCGTGGACATGATGGCCGAAAAGCTCGGCATGGATCCCATGGAACTGCGCAAGAAGAACATCATGCGCCCCGGCGACCCGTGGTGCCTGCCGTATCCCTGCGGAACGTCGGAGCTGCCCGAATGCATCCGTCAGGGCGCCGAAAGCATAGGCTGGTCGCGACGGGGCAAGCTCAATGAGCCAGACTCTGTCAAGCTGCGCGGCCTGGGAATGGCCGTCGGCACCCACGTCAGCAACGCCTGGCCCTTCTGCGTGGACTACGACAACGCCTACGTGACCATCCAGTCCGACGGCTCGGCCCAGGTGGCTTCGGGCGTGCCGGACATCGGCACGGGCACGAGCACCAGCCTGGTACAGATCGCGGCCGAGACCCTTGGCATGAACATGGACAACATCGGCCTGACCTACGGCGACACCCTGGGCACGCCCTTCGACATTGGCAGTCACGCCAGCCGCACCTGCTACGCCGCCGGAACAGCCATCAAGGCCGCCGCGGCCGACGCCCGCAAGCAGGTCCTGGATTACGCCGCCGGCTACTTCAACATCCCGGCCGAACGCCTGGAGATCAGAAAAGGCGTCATCGCCCCCACGGCCGAAAACCTCGGCGAGTGTTCGGGCTCGGGCCTGTGTCAGCTCGAAGAAGTCAAGGAGGGTAAGGGCAACTCCGTGACCATGGAGGAACTGGCCTACCACGCCCACGTCCGCAACAAGCAGTTCATCGGCGTCGGCCGCATCGTGCCCGAGAACGCCCCGCCGTGGCACGCCTGCTTCGCCGAGGTCGAGGTGGACACCCGCACGGGACAGGTCCGCGTGGTCAAGCTGGCCGCCGCCCATGACGTCGGCCGGGCCATCAACCCCATGATCGTCGAAGGGCAGATAGAGGGCGGCGCGGTGCAGGGTATCGGCTACGCTCTGAGCGAGGAGATCACCTATAACGACAAGGGCCAACAGCAGCAGTACAGCATGCACAACTACATGCTGCCCACGGCCGAGGACACGCCCGAGATCCACTCCATCATCGTCGAAGGCAACGACCCCACCGGCCCGTTCGGAGCAAAGGGAGCGGGCGAATGCAGCCTGGTCTGCCCGGCTTCGGCCATCGCCAACGCCGTGGCCAACGCCACGGGCTACCGCTTCAAGAAAATTCCGATGACGCCGGAACGCGTGTTCAAGGCCTTGAATTCATAA
- a CDS encoding (2Fe-2S)-binding protein has product MPNQIISFRLNGEVIEIAVSPAEMLLDVLREKMHLTGTKRGCGKGECGACTIIFNGKAMNACLIPAMRAQGADIQTIEGVEGDGGLHPLQQSFIDKGAVQCGFCTPGMIMSAKALLDKNKSPSKEQIREAVGGNICRCTGYVKIEEAVEDAARNLRASAVKGGDL; this is encoded by the coding sequence ATGCCGAACCAGATCATTTCATTTCGACTCAACGGCGAGGTCATCGAGATCGCCGTCTCCCCCGCGGAGATGCTCCTCGATGTGCTCCGCGAAAAAATGCACCTCACAGGGACCAAGCGCGGCTGCGGCAAGGGCGAATGCGGCGCGTGCACCATCATCTTCAACGGCAAGGCCATGAACGCCTGCCTCATCCCGGCCATGCGCGCCCAGGGCGCGGACATCCAGACCATCGAGGGCGTCGAGGGCGATGGCGGCCTGCACCCGCTGCAGCAGAGCTTCATCGACAAGGGCGCGGTCCAGTGCGGCTTCTGCACCCCGGGCATGATCATGTCGGCCAAGGCCCTGCTGGACAAGAACAAGTCCCCCTCCAAGGAACAGATCAGGGAAGCGGTCGGCGGAAACATCTGCCGCTGCACGGGCTACGTCAAAATCGAGGAAGCGGTGGAAGACGCCGCGCGCAACCTGCGGGCCTCTGCCGTCAAGGGAGGAGACTTATGA